The following proteins are encoded in a genomic region of Triticum dicoccoides isolate Atlit2015 ecotype Zavitan chromosome 1B, WEW_v2.0, whole genome shotgun sequence:
- the LOC119349446 gene encoding wall-associated receptor kinase 1-like: MSTTPSSQLRLQLLQLLLLPVIILLVILAAAAEERLPMGLPDCPDMCGNISIPFPFGIGYGCFRDGFEVLCNHTPEGHRAFLADKRIVKRTGEGYESESANPSAPPSKDLQWSQSPLELVSISLATGEVRAYAAIAYRCRRDDNRTFCVEQDLMFARTLFDLSIKGVGWSVEPLLDSNTGSADHLSCKAQDMFPPAVNGSCEGYGCCDMPFPPGEYRPGKAFGWLVARENLMPHSYDLETKPCSYAMLVEKSWYNFSTPDLYGNMTLLKKNPRGVTLVLDFAAGNTSCPAEGQPRPPGYACVSGNSSCVNATVAPGYICRCWDHYAGNSYITHGCQDIDECKLPDICANGGVCKNKPGGYDCPCRMGMKNGGERGNCFPVHQFTTAAKATVGAIGGILLMAIISFLIILHKEKKKTKEFYKKNGGPILEMADVIKLFKKGELKPILKSSNLIGKGCFGEVYKGLLDNKLVAIKKPINGSVLESEQFANEVIIQSRVIHKKNVRLIGCCLEVDAPMLVYEFISQGSLHDILHNNNNKVALNLNTCLSIAAQSADGLAYMHSKANITILHGDVKPANILLDDNFVPKVSDFGISRLIQKDKEHTGSVIGDMNYMDPVYLQEGLLTEKSDVYSFGIVILELISSRRAIHSENNSLVKSFLEAHKKHKKVTEFFDKDIRITKDLELLDSLAGMVVECLSLDVDQRPTMMEVAEWLLILGRSRNV, from the exons ATGAGCACCACGCCCAGCTCGCAGTTGCGtttgcagctgctgcaactgctgctTTTGCCAGTAATAATCCTACTAGTCATCCTTGCCGCCGCCGCTGAAGAGCGGCTGCCAATGGGACTTCCGGACTGCCCCGACATGTGCGGCAACATCAGCATCCCCTTCCCATTCGGCATCGGGTACGGCTGCTTCCGTGATGGCTTCGAGGTCCTGTGCAACCACACCCCCGAAGGCCATCGCGCCTTCCTTGCTGACAAGAGAATAGTCAAGCGCACGGGCGAGGGCTATGAGTCGGAGTCGGCTAATCCTTCGGCTCCGCCTTCAAAGGACCTACAGTGGTCGCAGTCGCCGCTAGAGCTGGTGAGCATATCACTCGCCACCGGTGAGGTGCGAGCGTACGCAGCGATCGCTTACCGCTGCAGGAGAGATGACAACCGGACCTTCTGCGTGGAACAAGATTTGATGTTCGCCCGTACGCTTTTCGACTTGTCGAttaaag GTGTTGGCTGGAGTGTCGAGCCTTTGCTGGACAGTAATACTGGTTCGGCGGACCACTTATCTTGCAAGGCACAAGATATGTTTCCACCTGCGGTTAATGGGTCCTGCGAGGGGTATGGCTGCTGCGACATGCCCTTCCCGCCGGGCGAGTATCGCCCCGGCAAGGCTTTCGGATGGCTTGTCGCGCGAGAAAACCTCATGCCGCACAGCTACGACTTGGAAACCAAGCCGTGCTCCTACGCCATGCTGGTGGAGAAGTCATGGTACAACTTCTCCACGCCCGACTTGTACGGCAACATGACGCTACTCAAAAAGAACCCCCGGGGCGTTACCCTCGTGCTTGATTTTGCCGCCGGGAACACTTCTTGTCCGGCGGAAGGTCAACCGCGGCCTCCCGGCTACGCTTGCGTCAGCGGCAACAGCTCTTGTGTCAACGCAACAGTTGCTCCTGGCTATATCTGCAGGTGTTGGGACCATTACGCTGGCAACTCTTACATCACTCACGGATGCCAAG ACATTGATGAGTGCAAGCTCCCCGATATCTGTGCAAATGGCGGGGTCTGCAAAAACAAGCCAGGAGGCTATGACTGCCCATGCAGGATGGGAATGAAAAACGGTGGCGAACGGGGAAACTG TTTTCCGGTACATCAATTCACTACAGCAGCAAAGGCGACTGTGG GTGCAATAGGTGGTATTCTTCTAATGGCGATTATAtcatttcttattattcttcacaaAGAGAAAAAGAAGACGAAGGAATTCTACAAAAAGAATGGTGGCCCTATATTAGAGATGGCAGATGTtattaaacttttcaaaaaggggGAGCTCAAGCCAATTTTAAAGAGTAGCAACTTGATTGGAAAAGGTTGCTTTGGTGAAGTTTACAAGGGTCTTCTTGACAATAAATTAGTTGCAATAAAGAAGCCGATTAATGGTAGTGTGCTAGAGAGTGAACAATTTGCAAATGAAGTCATCATCCAATCTCGAGTCATTCACAAGAAAAATGTTAGGCTCATTGGTTGTTGCCTTGAAGTTGATGCCCCCATGCTAGTCTACGAGTTCATCTCCCAAGGTAGCCTCCATGACATCCTTCACAACAACAATAACAAGGTAGCTCTCAACTTGAATACATGTTTAAGTATTGCTGCGCAATCTGCGGATGGTCTAGCTTATATGCATTCAAAAGCCAATATTACAATTCTACATGGTGATGTGAAACCAGCAAATATACTATTGGATGATAACTTTGTACCCAAGGTTTCGGACTTTGGTATATCTAGGTTGATTCAGAAAGACAAAGAACACACTGGATCAGTCATCGGTGACATGAATTATATGGATCCAGTATATCTACAAGAAGGCCTACTCACTGAAAAAAGTGATGTCTATAGTTTCGGGATTGTGATCCTGGAGCTTATTAGTAGCAGGAGGGCCATACATTCTGAGAATAATAGCTTGGTAAAGAGCTTTCTTGAAGCTCACAAAAAACATAAGAAAGTGACTGAGTTTTTTGACAAGGACATTAGAATAACAAAAGATTTGGAGCTTCTTGATAGTCTAGCAGGTATGGTCGTGGAATGCCTTAGCCTTGATGTAGACCAAAGGCCAACGATGATGGAGGTAGCTGAGTGGCTCCTCATACTGGGCCGATCTCGTAATGTGTAG